A region of Rhizorhabdus wittichii RW1 DNA encodes the following proteins:
- a CDS encoding Glyoxalase/bleomycin resistance protein/dioxygenase (PFAM: Glyoxalase/bleomycin resistance protein/dioxygenase) — MIRGVHHLAVSTPDLDRFVDHYRRWFGFERCGEGAWEQGNERVDTMVGLKDSAARYQMLRLGNLYIEVFEYASPRGTAMRPRMCDHGLIHLCLYCDDVFAEYERLTALGMAFNGPPGGSAATRATYGRDCDGNVVELLQIVDEGCGFGFDRAKALEPSA, encoded by the coding sequence ATGATCCGCGGCGTCCATCACCTCGCCGTCTCGACGCCCGATCTCGACCGTTTCGTCGATCATTATCGGCGCTGGTTCGGTTTCGAACGCTGCGGCGAAGGCGCGTGGGAGCAAGGCAATGAACGCGTCGACACGATGGTCGGGCTGAAGGACAGCGCCGCGCGCTATCAGATGCTCCGTCTCGGCAATCTCTATATCGAGGTGTTCGAATATGCTTCGCCGCGCGGGACGGCGATGCGGCCGCGGATGTGCGACCATGGCCTGATCCACCTCTGCCTCTATTGCGACGACGTCTTCGCCGAATATGAGCGGCTGACCGCGCTGGGCATGGCGTTCAACGGCCCGCCCGGCGGATCGGCCGCGACCCGCGCCACCTATGGCCGCGACTGCGACGGCAATGTCGTCGAACTGCTCCAGATCGTCGACGAGGGCTGCGGCTTCGGTTTCGACCGGGCGAAGGCCCTGGAGCCGTCAGCCTAG
- a CDS encoding short-chain dehydrogenase/reductase SDR (PFAM: short-chain dehydrogenase/reductase SDR; KR) translates to MAELDGKVAVVIGAAGRGNMAQAIARRLAADGARLVVAGRDPEPLAELADELGGLAVARCDLTSEADLARLASSAVDRFGGIDIAVNATGWGLLKPFLDTSKEEIEKITALQFTGAILFYQAMLRAMRDGGSLIQISSATATIMLEDHAAYMGTKAGADHVIRCIANEFGDRGIRANSVAPGFTVTPMTAKAGRNPAVIGAFAKEYPLGRVGTSEDVAEAVAWLVSDACFMTGQTLQVSGGVTLRRNPRNAEIVAAVQAARAAAAPQA, encoded by the coding sequence CGGCGCGGCGGGGCGGGGCAACATGGCGCAGGCGATCGCGCGGCGACTCGCGGCCGACGGCGCGCGACTCGTGGTGGCGGGGCGCGATCCCGAACCGCTCGCCGAACTGGCCGACGAACTGGGCGGTCTCGCCGTCGCGCGGTGCGACCTGACCAGCGAGGCCGACCTGGCGCGGCTGGCGTCGTCGGCGGTCGACCGCTTCGGCGGGATCGACATCGCCGTCAACGCGACCGGCTGGGGCCTGCTCAAGCCGTTCCTCGACACCAGCAAGGAAGAGATCGAGAAGATCACCGCGCTCCAGTTCACCGGCGCGATCCTGTTCTACCAGGCGATGCTGCGGGCGATGCGCGACGGCGGGTCGCTGATCCAGATATCCTCGGCGACGGCGACGATCATGCTGGAGGATCATGCCGCCTATATGGGCACCAAGGCGGGCGCCGATCATGTCATCCGCTGCATCGCCAACGAATTCGGCGATCGCGGCATCCGCGCCAATTCGGTGGCGCCGGGCTTCACCGTCACGCCGATGACCGCCAAGGCCGGCCGCAACCCGGCGGTGATCGGCGCCTTCGCCAAGGAATATCCGCTCGGCCGGGTGGGGACGAGCGAGGACGTCGCCGAGGCGGTGGCGTGGCTCGTCTCCGACGCCTGCTTCATGACCGGACAGACCTTGCAGGTGAGCGGCGGCGTCACCCTGCGCCGCAACCCGCGCAACGCCGAGATCGTCGCGGCGGTGCAGGCCGCGCGCGCCGCGGCGGCGCCCCAGGCGTGA